In Bombus affinis isolate iyBomAffi1 chromosome 8, iyBomAffi1.2, whole genome shotgun sequence, the following proteins share a genomic window:
- the LOC126919848 gene encoding tyrosine-protein kinase Abl isoform X7, with the protein MGAQQTKERIVPVGSAARQTRKQPRNLKESRLVGSNIFTEHSEALLQSRPLPHIPALPDGDPPNGSSIQSISQQVNIQQHTVVSSAGLLEAANRWTSKENLLAQEEDDPQLFVALYDFQAGGENQLSLKKGEQVRILSYNKSGEWCEAHSSTGQVGWVPSNYVTPVNSLEKHSWYHGRISRNAAEYLLSSGINGSFLVRESESSPGQRSISLRYEGRVYHYRINEDSEGKMFVTTESKFNTLAELVHHHSMLADGLITQLLYPAPKHNKPTVFPLSPEPDEWEINRTDIVMRHKLGGGQYGDVYEAVWKRYNMTVAVKTLKEDTMALKDFLEEAAIMKEMKHRNLVQLLGVCTREPPFYIITEFMSKGNLLDYLRNESKHQINAVVLMHMATQIASGMSYLESRNFIHRDLAARNCLVGENHLVKVADFGLARLMRDDTYTAHAGAKFPIKWTAPEGLAYNKFSTKSDVWAFGILLWEIATYGMSPYPGVDLTDVYHMLEKGYRMECPPGCPPKVYELMRQCWQWSAADRPTFKEIHHSLENMFQESSITEEVEKQLQGGGEIPLLSYKKSQTGSTGNIHGLVLVSEPLSSSDTTSSVTKLSTFTGGMSSKNNSSIVQMRRSTNKKGKQAPAPPKRTSLLSSCSSFRDSAYQEQDSQNTETNTMTLDDATDLNGGCEIEEDGEGSQGTAEPNFITQPSTSPEPIPGLTCSQKQIKPRPYPSKEPLPQKLVQVGALEVQNVKRAINRYGTLPKGARIGAYLESLRQSGMPSNQESTTVASSMTPGTVEQHEASIDNSQHRSLSPRQSNLRSQPQMTRSNSSSGVVNTYQPPNSPRTRVVAVRKNNQSDAVGLRTFRVSSNSNFRTASPSRSVQPSLADLEFPPPPADLPPPPDEIFSGQEQAELPPPISCSEISQIRNSPLSIRKAKSTDWRSKEDENEHQEDRNDVSNAEPSVKEACSRFGVNLRRRETQDNSCKTTDNKRTGFKSRIETIEPAAPPEEAPPPPPPPPPPVSTNSPPDSFERKPGMKEMLELKLINEIKQSAETKHGTTTKKPGVISSTPSALLDPASQLLSELCASFNMDSGQRHTQNEYAVSTLKTNEATQEQQQLQIHNTHKDSCIASPVTESILSSGSVGFKLKRVDKRNNPQKEETSDGQIIDFKARLRKVENAEREKSLEEKSTITEQSSESEEQQDDKRRSTGSISSLKKLWENKESCDSQPHSPKLSVRGSSGKQETLDQTEDSPEDHSGASTRSQSSGSKSDTRLWPPPEPEKPVVPAKPLKPLCSSTKHFGSSIYATPNCTKSQHAEDDLSKQNTDSKTAKQIVLELSTLIENSVLNLKSSSTIVMTSWLQLSDKVGLLHGMCANLADSGIAPHARFQFRELLGRLELQARQLRAAGTRNVAENTRLLTDLQNTIKDVVNTVQR; encoded by the exons ATGGGTGCTCAACAAACTAAGGAGAGAATTGTTCCTGTTGGCTCTGCTGCGCGACAGACGCGCAAACAGCCTAGGAACCTCAAGGAATCCCGTCTTGTCGGCTCTAATATATTTACAGAGCACAGCG AAGCTCTTTTACAAAGCAGACCGCTACCTCACATTCCGGCATTACCAGATGGTGATCCACCAAATGGGTCCAGCATTCAGTCAATTTCACAACAAGTGAATATTCAACAACATACTGTGGTTTCTTCTGCTGGACTTTTGGAAGCTGCAAATAG GTGGACAAGTAAGGAAAACCTATTGGCACAAGAAGAGGATGATCCTCAACTATTTGTGGCTTTATATGATTTTCAAGCAGGTGGAGAAAATCAGCTCAGTCTTAAGAAAG GAGAACAAGTTCGTATTCTAAGTTATAATAAGAGTGGAGAATGGTGTGAAGCTCATTCAAGTACTGGTCAAGTAGGATGGGTTCCTTCAAATTATGTTACACCAGTAAATTCCTTGGAGAAACACTCCTGGTATCATGGAAGGATATCCAGAAATGCTGCAGAGTATCTCCTAAGCTCTGGTATAAATGGTAGTTTTCTGGTTCGTGAATCAGAAAGCAGTCCAGGTCAACGCAGTATTTCTTTGCGATATGAGGGTAGGGTATACCATTATAGGATTAATGAAGACAGTGAGGGAAAG atGTTTGTTACAACTGAAAGCAAATTTAATACTCTGGCAGAATTAGTACACCACCATTCAATGCTTGCTGATGGTTTAATTACACAATTACTTTATCCTGCACCAAAGCACAATAAACCTACTGTTTTCCCACTTAGCCCAG aACCTGATGAATGGGAGATTAATAGGACAGACATAGTCATGAGGCATAAATTAGGTGGGGGGCAATATGGGGATGTTTATGAAGCTGTATGGAAGAGGTATAATATGACTGTGGCTGTAAAAACTTTAAAG GAGGATACAATGGCTCTAAAAGACTTTCTGGAGGAAGCTGCAATAATGAAGGAAATGAAGCATAGAAATCTAGTTCAGTTATTAGGTGTATGTACTCGGGAACCGCCTTTCTACATCATTACAGAGTTCATGAGCAAAGGAAATTTGCTAGACTATTTGCGGAATGAGAGTAAACATCAAATAAATGCCGTCGTTTTGATGCATATGGCTACGCAGATCGCCAGTGGAATGAGTTACTTGGAAAGCAGAAATTTCATTCACAG AGATCTAGCGGCTCGAAACTGCCTAGTGGGTGAAAATCATCTGGTGAAGGTCGCAGACTTCGGCTTGGCCCGGTTGATGAGAGATGATACATACACGGCTCACGCTGGAGCGAAATTCCCTATAAAATGGACTGCTCCAGAAGGACTAGCATATAATAAGTTTTCTACGAAG TCTGATGTGTGGGCATTTGGCATCTTACTTTGGGAAATAGCAACCTATGGAATGTCTCCCTACCCTGGTGTTGATTTGACCGATGTCTATCATATGCTGGAAAAAGGCTACAGAATGGAATGTCCACCTGGATGTCCACCGAAAGTATATGAATTGATGCGGCAATGTTGGCAGTGGTCTGCTGCTGATAGGCCCACTTTCAAAGAAATTCACCACTCTCTTGAAAATATGTTTCAAGAATCTAGTATTACAGAAG AAGTTGAAAAGCAATTGCAAGGAGGAGGAGAAATTCCTTTACTTTCATACAAAAAATCTCAGACTGGTAGCACTGGAAACATCCATGGGCTTGTTTTAGTTTCTGAACCATTATCTTCTTCAG ATACTACCAGTTCTGTAACGAAACTGAGTACATTCACAGGTGGTATGTCGAGTAAGAACAACAGTAGTATCGTACAAATGAGACGTTCTACAAATAAAAAGGGGAAACAGGCTCCAGCCCCTCCAAAAAGAACGAG CTTGCTGTCGTCGTGCAGTTCGTTCCGCGACTCTGCCTATCAAGAGCAAGACTCTCAAAACACTGAAACGAACACCATGACTCTCGACGATGCCACGGATCTAAATG GAGGCTGTGAAATCGAGGAGGATGGAGAGGGTTCTCAGGGTACGGCGGAACCAAACTTTATCACTCAACCTTCAACGTCTCCGGAACCTATACCTGGCTTAACCTGTTCACAAAAACAAATTAAGCCAAGACCTTATCCATCGAAAGAGCCATTACCACAAAAG TTGGTACAAGTTGGTGCATTAGAAGTACAGAACGTAAAAAGAGCCATTAATCGTTATGGTACATTGCCAAAAGGTGCTAGAATTGGCGCGTATTTGGAGTCTTTACGTCAGAGTGGCATGCCATCGAATCAGGAATCGACGACAGTGGCTTCTTCTATGACACCTGGTACAGTGGAACAACATGAAGCATCTATCGACAATTCGCAACACAGATCTCTTTCTCCTCGTCAAAGTAATTTACGAAGTCAGCCTCAAATGACTCGTAGTAATTCTTCAAGCGGTGTTGTTAATACTTATCAACCTCCAAATTCTCCCCGTACTCGAGTAGTAGCTGTAAGAAAGAATAATCAGTCTGATGCTGTCGGTTTAAGAACTTTTCGGGTTTCAAGTAATTCTAATTTTCGTACTGCGAGCCCATCGAGATCTGTTCAACCGTCGTTAGCTGACTTGGAGTTTCCTCCTCCACCCGCAGATTTGCCTCCTCCACCAGATGAAATTTTTTCTGGACAAGAACAAGCTGAACTACCACCTCCTATTTCTTGCAGCGAAATTTCTCAAATAAGAAATTCTCCTTTATCCATAAGAAAAGCAAAGAGTACAGATTGGCGTTCaaaggaagatgaaaatgagCATCAAGAAGACAGGAATGATGTTAGTAACGCAGAACCCTCTGTAAAAGAAGCGTGCTCGAGGTTTGGAGTTAATTTGAGACGCAGAGAAACTCAAGATAACTCGTGTAAAACTACCGATAATAAAAGAACGGGTTTTAAGTCCAGGATAGAAACAATCGAGCCTGCTGCACCACCAGAAGAAGCGCCACCACCTCCTCCACCACCTCCACCACCAGTTTCCACAAATTCACCTCCTGATAGCTTTGAACGGAAGCCTGGAATGAAAGAGATGTTGGAATTGAAGCtgataaatgaaattaaacaaaGTGCAGAAACTAAACATGGTACTACTACGAAAAAACCTGGAGTAATAAGCAGCACTCCATCTGCTCTTCTGGATCCAGCATCACAGTTACTTTCGGAACTCTGTGCTAGTTTTAACATGGATTCTGGACAAAG ACACACTCAAAATGAGTACGCTGTATCAACTTTAAAAACCAACGAAGCAACTCAAGAACAACAACAACTTCAAATACATAATACTCATAAAGATTCATGCATAGCTTCTCCAGTAACTGAGTCGATACTCTCTAGCGGAAGTGTCGGTTTTAAGTTGAAGAGAGTAGATAAGCGAAATAATCCGCAGAAGGAGGAGACATCTGATGGACAAATAATCGATTTCAAGGCCAGACTTCGAAAAGTTGAGAATGCAGAAAGGGAAAAATCGTTAGAGGAGAAAAGTACTATCACTGAACAATCTTCAGAATCAGAAGAACAACAAGATGATAAGCGCAGAAGCACTGGTAGTATCAGCAGTTTAAAGAAGCTTTGGGAAAATAAAGAATCCTGTGATAGTCAGCCTCACAGCCCAAAACTCAGTGTCAGAGGAAGTAGCGGTAAACAAGAAACTCTTGACCAGACAGAAGATTCACCTGAAGATCATAGTGGAGCCTCAACCCGTAGTCAGAG TTCTGGTAGCAAAAGTGATACTAGACTATGGCCACCACCTGAACCAGAAAAACCAGTTGTTCCTGCAAAACCACTAAAACCATTGTGTTCTTCAACTAAACATTTTGGTTCTTCAATTTACGCAACACCAAACTGTACGAAATCTCAACATGCAGAAGATGATCTAAGTAAACAGAATACAGACTCAAAAACCGCAAAACAGATCGTACTGGAGCTTTCAACATTAATTGAGAACAGCGTATTAAATTTGAAAAGTAGCTCAACGATAGTAATGACTAGCTGGCTTCAACTTTCAGACAAGGTAGGGCTGTTACATGGAATGTGCGCTAATCTCGCAGACAGTGGTATCGCACCACATGCGCGATTTCAGTTTCGCGAACTTCTTGGAAGGTTAGAGCTTCAGGCACGACAACTTCGTGCAGCTGGTACTCGAAATGTCGCAGAGAATACAAGACTTCTCACTGACCTCCAAAACACGATAAAGGATGTTGTCAATACCGTACAAAGATAA
- the LOC126919848 gene encoding tyrosine-protein kinase Abl isoform X6, with amino-acid sequence MGAQQTKERIVPVGSAARQTRKQPRNLKESRLVGSNIFTEHSEALLQSRPLPHIPALPDGDPPNGSSIQSISQQVNIQQHTVVSSAGLLEAANRWTSKENLLAQEEDDPQLFVALYDFQAGGENQLSLKKGEQVRILSYNKSGEWCEAHSSTGQVGWVPSNYVTPVNSLEKHSWYHGRISRNAAEYLLSSGINGSFLVRESESSPGQRSISLRYEGRVYHYRINEDSEGKMFVTTESKFNTLAELVHHHSMLADGLITQLLYPAPKHNKPTVFPLSPEPDEWEINRTDIVMRHKLGGGQYGDVYEAVWKRYNMTVAVKTLKEDTMALKDFLEEAAIMKEMKHRNLVQLLGVCTREPPFYIITEFMSKGNLLDYLRNESKHQINAVVLMHMATQIASGMSYLESRNFIHRDLAARNCLVGENHLVKVADFGLARLMRDDTYTAHAGAKFPIKWTAPEGLAYNKFSTKSDVWAFGILLWEIATYGMSPYPGVDLTDVYHMLEKGYRMECPPGCPPKVYELMRQCWQWSAADRPTFKEIHHSLENMFQESSITEEVEKQLQGGGEIPLLSYKKSQTGSTGNIHGLVLVSEPLSSSDTTSSVTKLSTFTGGMSSKNNSSIVQMRRSTNKKGKQAPAPPKRTSSFRDSAYQEQDSQNTETNTMTLDDATDLNGIDKILEGGCEIEEDGEGSQGTAEPNFITQPSTSPEPIPGLTCSQKQIKPRPYPSKEPLPQKLVQVGALEVQNVKRAINRYGTLPKGARIGAYLESLRQSGMPSNQESTTVASSMTPGTVEQHEASIDNSQHRSLSPRQSNLRSQPQMTRSNSSSGVVNTYQPPNSPRTRVVAVRKNNQSDAVGLRTFRVSSNSNFRTASPSRSVQPSLADLEFPPPPADLPPPPDEIFSGQEQAELPPPISCSEISQIRNSPLSIRKAKSTDWRSKEDENEHQEDRNDVSNAEPSVKEACSRFGVNLRRRETQDNSCKTTDNKRTGFKSRIETIEPAAPPEEAPPPPPPPPPPVSTNSPPDSFERKPGMKEMLELKLINEIKQSAETKHGTTTKKPGVISSTPSALLDPASQLLSELCASFNMDSGQRHTQNEYAVSTLKTNEATQEQQQLQIHNTHKDSCIASPVTESILSSGSVGFKLKRVDKRNNPQKEETSDGQIIDFKARLRKVENAEREKSLEEKSTITEQSSESEEQQDDKRRSTGSISSLKKLWENKESCDSQPHSPKLSVRGSSGKQETLDQTEDSPEDHSGASTRSQSSGSKSDTRLWPPPEPEKPVVPAKPLKPLCSSTKHFGSSIYATPNCTKSQHAEDDLSKQNTDSKTAKQIVLELSTLIENSVLNLKSSSTIVMTSWLQLSDKVGLLHGMCANLADSGIAPHARFQFRELLGRLELQARQLRAAGTRNVAENTRLLTDLQNTIKDVVNTVQR; translated from the exons ATGGGTGCTCAACAAACTAAGGAGAGAATTGTTCCTGTTGGCTCTGCTGCGCGACAGACGCGCAAACAGCCTAGGAACCTCAAGGAATCCCGTCTTGTCGGCTCTAATATATTTACAGAGCACAGCG AAGCTCTTTTACAAAGCAGACCGCTACCTCACATTCCGGCATTACCAGATGGTGATCCACCAAATGGGTCCAGCATTCAGTCAATTTCACAACAAGTGAATATTCAACAACATACTGTGGTTTCTTCTGCTGGACTTTTGGAAGCTGCAAATAG GTGGACAAGTAAGGAAAACCTATTGGCACAAGAAGAGGATGATCCTCAACTATTTGTGGCTTTATATGATTTTCAAGCAGGTGGAGAAAATCAGCTCAGTCTTAAGAAAG GAGAACAAGTTCGTATTCTAAGTTATAATAAGAGTGGAGAATGGTGTGAAGCTCATTCAAGTACTGGTCAAGTAGGATGGGTTCCTTCAAATTATGTTACACCAGTAAATTCCTTGGAGAAACACTCCTGGTATCATGGAAGGATATCCAGAAATGCTGCAGAGTATCTCCTAAGCTCTGGTATAAATGGTAGTTTTCTGGTTCGTGAATCAGAAAGCAGTCCAGGTCAACGCAGTATTTCTTTGCGATATGAGGGTAGGGTATACCATTATAGGATTAATGAAGACAGTGAGGGAAAG atGTTTGTTACAACTGAAAGCAAATTTAATACTCTGGCAGAATTAGTACACCACCATTCAATGCTTGCTGATGGTTTAATTACACAATTACTTTATCCTGCACCAAAGCACAATAAACCTACTGTTTTCCCACTTAGCCCAG aACCTGATGAATGGGAGATTAATAGGACAGACATAGTCATGAGGCATAAATTAGGTGGGGGGCAATATGGGGATGTTTATGAAGCTGTATGGAAGAGGTATAATATGACTGTGGCTGTAAAAACTTTAAAG GAGGATACAATGGCTCTAAAAGACTTTCTGGAGGAAGCTGCAATAATGAAGGAAATGAAGCATAGAAATCTAGTTCAGTTATTAGGTGTATGTACTCGGGAACCGCCTTTCTACATCATTACAGAGTTCATGAGCAAAGGAAATTTGCTAGACTATTTGCGGAATGAGAGTAAACATCAAATAAATGCCGTCGTTTTGATGCATATGGCTACGCAGATCGCCAGTGGAATGAGTTACTTGGAAAGCAGAAATTTCATTCACAG AGATCTAGCGGCTCGAAACTGCCTAGTGGGTGAAAATCATCTGGTGAAGGTCGCAGACTTCGGCTTGGCCCGGTTGATGAGAGATGATACATACACGGCTCACGCTGGAGCGAAATTCCCTATAAAATGGACTGCTCCAGAAGGACTAGCATATAATAAGTTTTCTACGAAG TCTGATGTGTGGGCATTTGGCATCTTACTTTGGGAAATAGCAACCTATGGAATGTCTCCCTACCCTGGTGTTGATTTGACCGATGTCTATCATATGCTGGAAAAAGGCTACAGAATGGAATGTCCACCTGGATGTCCACCGAAAGTATATGAATTGATGCGGCAATGTTGGCAGTGGTCTGCTGCTGATAGGCCCACTTTCAAAGAAATTCACCACTCTCTTGAAAATATGTTTCAAGAATCTAGTATTACAGAAG AAGTTGAAAAGCAATTGCAAGGAGGAGGAGAAATTCCTTTACTTTCATACAAAAAATCTCAGACTGGTAGCACTGGAAACATCCATGGGCTTGTTTTAGTTTCTGAACCATTATCTTCTTCAG ATACTACCAGTTCTGTAACGAAACTGAGTACATTCACAGGTGGTATGTCGAGTAAGAACAACAGTAGTATCGTACAAATGAGACGTTCTACAAATAAAAAGGGGAAACAGGCTCCAGCCCCTCCAAAAAGAACGAG TTCGTTCCGCGACTCTGCCTATCAAGAGCAAGACTCTCAAAACACTGAAACGAACACCATGACTCTCGACGATGCCACGGATCTAAATGGTATTGATAAGATTCTCGAAG GAGGCTGTGAAATCGAGGAGGATGGAGAGGGTTCTCAGGGTACGGCGGAACCAAACTTTATCACTCAACCTTCAACGTCTCCGGAACCTATACCTGGCTTAACCTGTTCACAAAAACAAATTAAGCCAAGACCTTATCCATCGAAAGAGCCATTACCACAAAAG TTGGTACAAGTTGGTGCATTAGAAGTACAGAACGTAAAAAGAGCCATTAATCGTTATGGTACATTGCCAAAAGGTGCTAGAATTGGCGCGTATTTGGAGTCTTTACGTCAGAGTGGCATGCCATCGAATCAGGAATCGACGACAGTGGCTTCTTCTATGACACCTGGTACAGTGGAACAACATGAAGCATCTATCGACAATTCGCAACACAGATCTCTTTCTCCTCGTCAAAGTAATTTACGAAGTCAGCCTCAAATGACTCGTAGTAATTCTTCAAGCGGTGTTGTTAATACTTATCAACCTCCAAATTCTCCCCGTACTCGAGTAGTAGCTGTAAGAAAGAATAATCAGTCTGATGCTGTCGGTTTAAGAACTTTTCGGGTTTCAAGTAATTCTAATTTTCGTACTGCGAGCCCATCGAGATCTGTTCAACCGTCGTTAGCTGACTTGGAGTTTCCTCCTCCACCCGCAGATTTGCCTCCTCCACCAGATGAAATTTTTTCTGGACAAGAACAAGCTGAACTACCACCTCCTATTTCTTGCAGCGAAATTTCTCAAATAAGAAATTCTCCTTTATCCATAAGAAAAGCAAAGAGTACAGATTGGCGTTCaaaggaagatgaaaatgagCATCAAGAAGACAGGAATGATGTTAGTAACGCAGAACCCTCTGTAAAAGAAGCGTGCTCGAGGTTTGGAGTTAATTTGAGACGCAGAGAAACTCAAGATAACTCGTGTAAAACTACCGATAATAAAAGAACGGGTTTTAAGTCCAGGATAGAAACAATCGAGCCTGCTGCACCACCAGAAGAAGCGCCACCACCTCCTCCACCACCTCCACCACCAGTTTCCACAAATTCACCTCCTGATAGCTTTGAACGGAAGCCTGGAATGAAAGAGATGTTGGAATTGAAGCtgataaatgaaattaaacaaaGTGCAGAAACTAAACATGGTACTACTACGAAAAAACCTGGAGTAATAAGCAGCACTCCATCTGCTCTTCTGGATCCAGCATCACAGTTACTTTCGGAACTCTGTGCTAGTTTTAACATGGATTCTGGACAAAG ACACACTCAAAATGAGTACGCTGTATCAACTTTAAAAACCAACGAAGCAACTCAAGAACAACAACAACTTCAAATACATAATACTCATAAAGATTCATGCATAGCTTCTCCAGTAACTGAGTCGATACTCTCTAGCGGAAGTGTCGGTTTTAAGTTGAAGAGAGTAGATAAGCGAAATAATCCGCAGAAGGAGGAGACATCTGATGGACAAATAATCGATTTCAAGGCCAGACTTCGAAAAGTTGAGAATGCAGAAAGGGAAAAATCGTTAGAGGAGAAAAGTACTATCACTGAACAATCTTCAGAATCAGAAGAACAACAAGATGATAAGCGCAGAAGCACTGGTAGTATCAGCAGTTTAAAGAAGCTTTGGGAAAATAAAGAATCCTGTGATAGTCAGCCTCACAGCCCAAAACTCAGTGTCAGAGGAAGTAGCGGTAAACAAGAAACTCTTGACCAGACAGAAGATTCACCTGAAGATCATAGTGGAGCCTCAACCCGTAGTCAGAG TTCTGGTAGCAAAAGTGATACTAGACTATGGCCACCACCTGAACCAGAAAAACCAGTTGTTCCTGCAAAACCACTAAAACCATTGTGTTCTTCAACTAAACATTTTGGTTCTTCAATTTACGCAACACCAAACTGTACGAAATCTCAACATGCAGAAGATGATCTAAGTAAACAGAATACAGACTCAAAAACCGCAAAACAGATCGTACTGGAGCTTTCAACATTAATTGAGAACAGCGTATTAAATTTGAAAAGTAGCTCAACGATAGTAATGACTAGCTGGCTTCAACTTTCAGACAAGGTAGGGCTGTTACATGGAATGTGCGCTAATCTCGCAGACAGTGGTATCGCACCACATGCGCGATTTCAGTTTCGCGAACTTCTTGGAAGGTTAGAGCTTCAGGCACGACAACTTCGTGCAGCTGGTACTCGAAATGTCGCAGAGAATACAAGACTTCTCACTGACCTCCAAAACACGATAAAGGATGTTGTCAATACCGTACAAAGATAA